The genomic interval TTGAGCACCGTGAGCCACGACGTTCCCGGCCCCACCGCGTCGGCCGCGTTCACCAGTCCGTCCTTCGACGTCACCGGCGCCTCGCTCGCCGACTCCGGCCCCTCGTCCTCCGGGACCCGCTCCCCACCACACGCCCCCAACACCAGACACAACAAGACGCCCCATCTCAGGCCCACGCGCTTCATGCAAACCACTTCCCCCTCATGAGCGAAGGCGGCACTGCGTGTGCCTTTGCCCCCTTCAAGAGGATGGGAAGCTAAGAGCCGGCGTCTCCCCCGAACACCCGCCACGGATTCGCGGCAGGTGTCTCGCGCTCAACGCCTTCGGCGACTCCCGCCACGGCGCCGTGGCGGATGTCACTCGCTCAACACGGGCCCCGCGCCGGGCGCTCACCTCGAGCCTCCTCGGGAGGCCGCGGCCCGCTTCGCCTACTTGGTCCCGAAGAGGCGGTCTCCCGCGTCGCCCAGGCCCGGGATGATGTAGCCGTGCTCGTTCAGCCGCTCATCCACCGCGGCCGTGTACACATGGACGTCCGGGTGGTGCTCGCGCAAGGTGGCCAGCCCCTCCGGACACGCCAGGAGACACACGAAGCGCAGCGAGCCCGGCTTGCTCTTCTTCAGCCGCTGGAGCGCCGCCACCGCCGAGTTGCCCGTGGCGAGCATCGGGTCACACACCACCACGTCGCGGTCCGCCAGCTGCCCCGGCACCCGGTAGTAGTACTCCACCGGCGTCAGCGTCTCCGGGTCTCGATACAACCCGATGTGTCCCACGCGCGCCGACGGCACCAGTTGGAGCATCCCGTCGAGGATGCCCTGCCCCGCGCGCATGATGGCCACCAGCACCAGCTTCTTGCCCTCCAGCATGGGCGCCCGCATGGGCGCCATGGGCGTCTGGATGTCCTCGTCGGCCAGCTTCAGGTCTCGAAAGGCCTCATACGCCAGCAGCAGGGAAATCTCCTGGAGCAACGTCCGGAAGGTCGCCGTGCTCGTCTCCACCCGCCGCATCAACGTCAGTTTGTGTTTCACCAGCGGGTGGTCCACCACGGTGCAGTTCGGGAACTCCATGTGTCCCTCCTCGAAGCCAGCGTTGGTCAGAACACCGTTCCGTCGCTCTCGACGCGAATCGGTGGCACGCCACCGGGACGCAGCTCGGCCGCCACCTTGCGGCCCGCCGTCCACGT from Myxococcus stipitatus carries:
- the upp gene encoding uracil phosphoribosyltransferase, whose translation is MEFPNCTVVDHPLVKHKLTLMRRVETSTATFRTLLQEISLLLAYEAFRDLKLADEDIQTPMAPMRAPMLEGKKLVLVAIMRAGQGILDGMLQLVPSARVGHIGLYRDPETLTPVEYYYRVPGQLADRDVVVCDPMLATGNSAVAALQRLKKSKPGSLRFVCLLACPEGLATLREHHPDVHVYTAAVDERLNEHGYIIPGLGDAGDRLFGTK